A single genomic interval of Alistipes provencensis harbors:
- a CDS encoding glycoside hydrolase family 16 protein produces the protein MKKMIWMISLLCMATATGCMQDDPTYFQKPDWWVDGEQDEEGDGEYRLVWSEEFDEEPAAGAEYAQPGEKWRFETGGSGWGNNEEQYYVDRVHGDYAVTKVRDGMLTITAYKPETPVGGKKYISARMSSRQSWTYGKFEMRAKLPAGRGVWPAFWMLPVTHSDDNLLDGEIDIMEYVGYEPGIVWFSVHNKKDRTEDGKNKLTTSYVLKAPETEFHVYGMEWTPDYIQAYIDGVPYYTFRNDGSGSAESWPFDKAFYLKLNIAVGGDWGGYEGIDDSIFPAEYVIDYVRVYQR, from the coding sequence ATGAAAAAGATGATTTGGATGATAAGTCTGCTGTGCATGGCCACGGCAACGGGATGCATGCAGGACGACCCGACCTATTTCCAGAAACCCGACTGGTGGGTTGACGGCGAACAGGACGAGGAAGGCGACGGCGAATACCGTCTGGTCTGGTCCGAGGAGTTCGACGAGGAACCCGCTGCCGGGGCAGAATATGCCCAGCCGGGTGAAAAATGGCGGTTTGAAACCGGCGGTTCGGGCTGGGGCAACAACGAGGAACAGTATTATGTCGACCGCGTGCACGGGGACTATGCCGTGACCAAAGTCCGCGACGGAATGCTGACCATTACGGCTTACAAGCCGGAAACGCCTGTCGGAGGCAAGAAGTATATCTCGGCTCGTATGAGTAGCCGCCAGTCGTGGACCTATGGCAAATTCGAGATGCGGGCCAAACTCCCGGCGGGCCGGGGCGTATGGCCGGCGTTTTGGATGCTGCCGGTCACCCATTCCGACGACAACCTGCTCGACGGAGAGATCGATATCATGGAATATGTGGGCTACGAGCCCGGTATCGTGTGGTTCTCGGTGCATAATAAAAAGGACCGCACGGAGGACGGTAAGAATAAGTTGACGACGAGTTATGTGCTGAAAGCCCCCGAAACGGAATTCCATGTTTACGGTATGGAGTGGACGCCGGATTATATCCAGGCCTACATCGACGGCGTGCCTTACTACACATTCCGCAACGACGGCTCGGGCAGCGCTGAGAGTTGGCCTTTCGACAAGGCGTTCTACCTGAAGCTCAACATTGCCGTCGGCGGTGACTGGGGTGGCTACGAGGGGATTGACGACTCGATCTTCCCGGCGGAATATGTCATCGATTATGTACGGGTCTATCAACGGTAA
- a CDS encoding RagB/SusD family nutrient uptake outer membrane protein, with amino-acid sequence MKRILTILTALTLSATVSCTSDFLNVNPTTEIPEKDYYDDYETLMKGLMAAYAPLQWPDFVFGEYGPLTFVSDVMSDDVRVGGANETDIPYLQLMRKFSATPNYTPSVLWVVFYSGVYRANTVLQYVDTAEGMSGSARSRIKAEAYTLRAYYYTWLWKLFGNVPYYDRNPTGPDYLIDQLSADEVYARIVGDLDAALTGSGLPKVVKSAELGRFTRAAAQMLRANVVMYQQDASRYGAVLTDMREIIGSGLYSLRSDFAGIWSDNGEWGSESIFEVNYTDSPSSRTWENPTKAGGTVFPTLIGINGYSGPEWDTGGYGFEPVEEALYNSYEGDDTRRDATILNFDKYQQQHPEATYTPRYDDTGYFNRKYLGRADGHDKYTGNAPELNFRNNYRVWRYAETLLIASELIVRTNGDQDEADDYFNQVRARAFGMKADDAAFAAKRRTATLDNLLLENRLEFALEGHRFWDLVRYGKAEEVLGSRGYTDAKKHLPIPQSEIDQAHGTLKQNPY; translated from the coding sequence ATGAAACGCATACTGACCATACTGACGGCGCTGACCCTGTCGGCAACCGTCTCCTGTACGTCGGATTTCCTGAATGTGAATCCCACGACGGAAATTCCCGAAAAAGATTATTACGACGACTATGAAACGCTGATGAAAGGATTGATGGCGGCCTATGCACCCCTTCAATGGCCTGATTTCGTCTTCGGCGAATACGGTCCGCTGACATTCGTCTCCGATGTTATGTCGGATGACGTGCGCGTCGGAGGAGCCAACGAAACCGACATTCCCTACCTGCAGCTCATGCGCAAATTCTCCGCGACGCCCAACTATACGCCGTCGGTCCTCTGGGTCGTCTTTTACTCGGGGGTTTACCGCGCCAATACCGTGTTGCAGTACGTCGATACGGCGGAAGGCATGTCGGGTTCGGCCCGCAGCCGAATCAAGGCCGAGGCTTACACCCTGCGTGCCTACTATTATACCTGGTTATGGAAACTCTTCGGCAATGTCCCGTACTACGACCGCAATCCGACGGGACCCGATTATCTGATCGACCAACTTTCGGCCGATGAGGTCTACGCCCGGATTGTGGGCGATCTCGACGCCGCGCTGACGGGCAGCGGGCTTCCTAAGGTCGTGAAGTCTGCCGAACTGGGCCGTTTCACACGCGCTGCTGCACAGATGCTTCGTGCCAATGTGGTCATGTATCAGCAGGATGCATCCCGCTACGGAGCGGTGCTGACCGATATGCGCGAGATCATCGGTTCGGGTCTCTACTCGCTCCGGAGTGATTTTGCAGGCATCTGGTCTGACAACGGCGAATGGGGTTCGGAGTCGATCTTCGAGGTCAACTACACCGATTCGCCCAGCAGCCGTACTTGGGAGAACCCGACGAAAGCCGGCGGCACGGTTTTCCCGACGCTCATTGGAATCAATGGCTATTCGGGTCCTGAATGGGATACGGGCGGCTACGGTTTCGAACCCGTCGAGGAGGCGCTCTACAATTCTTATGAAGGCGACGATACGCGCCGGGACGCCACCATCCTGAACTTTGACAAATACCAGCAGCAGCACCCCGAGGCGACCTACACGCCCCGTTACGACGATACGGGTTATTTTAACCGCAAATACCTGGGACGAGCTGACGGCCACGACAAATATACGGGCAACGCTCCGGAGCTGAATTTCCGTAATAACTACCGCGTATGGCGTTATGCCGAAACGCTGCTGATAGCGTCGGAACTGATCGTGCGCACGAACGGCGACCAGGACGAGGCTGACGATTATTTCAATCAGGTCCGCGCACGGGCCTTCGGCATGAAGGCCGATGATGCGGCCTTTGCGGCCAAGCGGCGCACGGCGACACTCGACAATCTATTGCTGGAGAATCGGCTGGAGTTCGCGCTCGAAGGTCACCGTTTCTGGGATCTCGTGCGTTACGGAAAAGCTGAGGAAGTACTCGGCAGCCGCGGTTACACCGATGCCAAGAAACACCTGCCGATCCCGCAGTCGGAGATCGATCAGGCACACGGCACCTTGAAACAAAATCCCTATTAA
- a CDS encoding TonB-dependent receptor, which yields MNKLYLNLKNALYRQLLLVGCLLFWGLPAAAQSRSDARITIHAEEQPVVRILNRIGEQSGCSIILRDNDVDPNLKVSLHVDDVTLETAMRQLLSGTDLTYQIDGRKISVFRPRRSAPASSAQRKIQGIVVDEQKRPVTGATIVLPQFPTVGTTSASDGSFYLQLPAGADRLEVSYMGYEKQQVTLPADSDRTLEIVLKDDVQTLENVVVVGYGVQRKSVVTAAISSVKGDDLKRVTGTRIDNVLKGMVSGVNITQSSGQPGSGVRVRIRGVGTINDSNPLYIVDGMPVSSNIDYLNPADILSVEVLKDAASAAIYGARGANGVILVTTRQGNKGRTSVDYSFSYGWQSPWRTKDVLNAHEYAVMMNEMNMNSGLSPIYENPAALGKGTNWQKELFNYNAPVVEHQASVSGGNDKVNYYLSFGYLYNEGIIGGDVNRSNYDRYSVRANTNYTLFEKPDQRFFRSARAGVNMAYSRTVSRSIGENSERGSVLGSAVSMSPIMGVYADNPEEVLNEHPTAVTDFSGRVFAIAGDNFGNMVNPIAQLHLPGDKSAADKLIGNIWGEIELYKGLKFKSSYGTELVFSSNDGYQMPYYLGRYTYADRSSVWSSMERLFTWQVENTLTYDCVLGERHRLTVLLGQSAQSSHSQNVGGSSYDISDPSQPWIDTTESDDNSRSAWGAPSPDHRLLSWFGRVSYNYDERYMAEFTLRRDGSSNFGPAHKWATFPSVSLGWNLTNEAFMANRSKALSSLKLRASWGLNGNESIGAFHYISTVTGGTDYILGPGGLNTLAPGATPSGYPNDGLKWEESEQFDVGIDATFFNSRLSLTVDYFNKRTNGMLMTIPLPQYIGNSRPYGNVGDMKNSGVEIDLRYRFHVSKVSFDIGGNATYIRNRLIRLGNQNGWANYDTVLGNIGTITRAENGEPFPFFYGMRTAGIFQTADEVADYVNSRGEMLQPDARPGDVRFVDCNGDGVINDADRVKIGKGAPDWTFGFNLAVAWKGIDLGAFFNATVGNDIFDASYRSDYPYLNMPRYMLDRWTGPGSSTRIPRLSRNVDATNWQSSDLYVHDGSFLRLRSLQLGYSFPSVLLRKVHIERLRLWVGAENLWTLTSYEGFDPEISSGGTSLGVDRGVYPTARIFTIGANITF from the coding sequence ATGAACAAACTCTACCTGAACCTGAAAAATGCCCTGTATCGGCAGTTGCTGCTGGTCGGGTGCCTGCTGTTCTGGGGGCTGCCGGCCGCGGCGCAATCCCGGTCCGATGCCCGGATCACGATTCATGCCGAGGAGCAGCCGGTCGTTCGGATACTCAACCGGATCGGCGAACAAAGCGGCTGTTCGATCATCCTGCGCGACAACGACGTTGATCCGAACCTGAAGGTCTCCCTGCACGTCGACGACGTGACACTCGAGACGGCCATGCGACAACTGTTGTCAGGGACTGACCTGACTTATCAGATCGACGGACGGAAGATTTCTGTCTTTCGTCCCCGGCGATCCGCACCCGCTTCCTCCGCACAGCGGAAAATACAAGGTATCGTGGTCGACGAGCAAAAACGGCCCGTTACCGGGGCGACGATCGTGTTGCCGCAGTTCCCGACGGTGGGAACCACCTCCGCTTCGGACGGCAGTTTCTACCTGCAGCTGCCCGCCGGCGCCGACCGGCTCGAGGTCTCCTATATGGGCTATGAGAAGCAGCAGGTAACTCTTCCGGCCGATTCGGACCGGACGTTGGAGATCGTCCTGAAAGACGATGTCCAGACGTTGGAAAATGTGGTGGTAGTCGGCTATGGCGTTCAGCGTAAAAGCGTCGTCACGGCGGCCATCAGCAGCGTGAAGGGCGACGACCTGAAACGTGTGACGGGCACTCGCATCGATAATGTGCTGAAAGGTATGGTGTCGGGTGTGAACATCACGCAGAGCTCCGGTCAGCCCGGCTCCGGGGTCCGTGTACGCATCCGCGGCGTGGGGACCATCAACGACAGCAATCCGCTCTACATTGTCGACGGGATGCCCGTCAGCAGCAATATCGACTACCTTAATCCGGCCGACATCCTCTCGGTCGAGGTCCTCAAGGACGCCGCGTCGGCTGCCATTTACGGTGCCCGCGGTGCGAATGGCGTCATTCTGGTCACGACCCGTCAGGGTAACAAGGGCCGCACGTCGGTCGATTACTCGTTCTCCTACGGATGGCAGAGCCCCTGGCGTACGAAAGACGTGCTCAACGCCCATGAATACGCTGTGATGATGAACGAGATGAATATGAACAGCGGCCTGTCCCCGATCTACGAGAACCCGGCAGCGCTGGGCAAGGGCACGAATTGGCAGAAGGAACTCTTCAACTACAATGCGCCTGTCGTGGAGCATCAGGCCAGCGTCAGCGGCGGCAACGATAAGGTAAACTACTACCTGTCGTTCGGTTATCTGTATAACGAAGGTATCATTGGCGGTGATGTCAACCGGTCGAACTATGACCGTTATAGCGTCCGGGCCAATACGAACTATACCCTTTTCGAGAAACCCGACCAACGCTTTTTCCGTTCGGCGCGCGCTGGTGTCAACATGGCCTATTCGCGCACCGTGTCGCGCAGCATCGGTGAGAACAGCGAACGCGGCAGCGTGCTGGGCAGTGCCGTTTCGATGTCCCCGATCATGGGAGTTTATGCCGACAACCCCGAGGAGGTGCTCAACGAGCATCCTACGGCCGTGACTGATTTTTCGGGCCGGGTCTTTGCCATCGCAGGCGACAATTTCGGCAACATGGTCAACCCGATTGCCCAGCTGCACCTGCCGGGCGACAAGTCCGCCGCTGACAAACTGATCGGCAATATCTGGGGCGAGATTGAGCTCTATAAAGGACTGAAATTTAAATCATCCTACGGCACGGAACTGGTCTTCAGCAGCAACGACGGTTATCAGATGCCCTATTATCTGGGGCGTTATACTTATGCCGACCGTTCGTCGGTCTGGTCGAGTATGGAACGGCTCTTCACATGGCAGGTCGAAAACACGCTGACCTACGATTGTGTGCTGGGCGAACGGCATCGGTTGACGGTTCTGTTGGGCCAGTCGGCGCAGTCTTCGCATTCACAGAATGTCGGCGGTTCGAGTTATGACATCAGCGACCCCTCGCAGCCGTGGATCGACACGACCGAATCTGACGACAATTCGCGCAGTGCCTGGGGAGCGCCCTCGCCCGACCACCGGCTGCTGTCATGGTTCGGGCGCGTGAGTTACAATTACGACGAACGTTATATGGCCGAGTTTACGCTTCGTCGTGACGGATCGTCGAATTTCGGCCCGGCGCATAAATGGGCTACCTTCCCGTCGGTTTCGCTGGGATGGAACCTCACCAACGAAGCCTTCATGGCCAACCGCTCGAAGGCCCTCTCCTCGCTGAAGCTTCGCGCCAGCTGGGGATTGAACGGTAACGAGTCGATCGGTGCGTTCCACTACATTTCAACCGTGACAGGTGGTACCGACTACATCCTCGGCCCCGGAGGACTGAATACATTAGCCCCCGGTGCTACGCCGAGCGGCTATCCGAATGACGGCCTGAAATGGGAAGAGTCCGAGCAGTTCGATGTGGGTATCGACGCCACGTTCTTTAACAGCCGGCTGTCGCTGACGGTGGACTATTTCAACAAGCGTACAAACGGTATGCTGATGACCATTCCGTTGCCGCAATACATCGGTAATTCCCGGCCCTACGGTAATGTGGGCGACATGAAAAATAGCGGTGTGGAGATCGACCTCCGCTACCGTTTCCATGTGTCGAAAGTCTCGTTCGACATCGGTGGCAATGCCACTTATATCCGCAACCGGCTGATCCGCCTGGGCAACCAGAACGGCTGGGCCAATTACGACACCGTGTTGGGCAATATCGGTACCATCACCCGTGCCGAGAACGGTGAGCCGTTCCCCTTCTTCTACGGCATGCGCACGGCGGGCATCTTTCAGACAGCCGACGAAGTCGCTGACTATGTCAACTCCCGGGGCGAAATGCTCCAGCCTGATGCACGCCCGGGCGACGTGAGGTTTGTTGACTGCAATGGCGACGGAGTGATTAACGATGCCGACCGTGTGAAAATCGGCAAGGGTGCCCCCGACTGGACCTTCGGTTTCAACCTTGCAGTAGCTTGGAAAGGCATCGATCTCGGGGCGTTCTTCAACGCCACGGTCGGCAACGACATTTTCGATGCCTCCTACCGGTCGGACTATCCCTATCTCAACATGCCGCGCTATATGCTCGACCGCTGGACGGGGCCCGGCTCTTCGACCCGTATCCCGCGTCTTTCCCGCAATGTCGACGCTACCAATTGGCAGTCATCGGACCTCTATGTGCATGACGGCTCCTTCCTCCGTCTGCGCAGCCTTCAGTTGGGTTATTCATTCCCTTCGGTGCTGCTTCGCAAAGTCCATATTGAACGACTGCGCCTCTGGGTCGGGGCCGAGAATCTCTGGACCCTGACGTCGTACGAGGGCTTCGATCCCGAAATTTCCTCCGGCGGAACTTCGCTGGGCGTCGATCGCGGCGTTTACCCCACGGCACGCATCTTCACCATCGGAGCCAACATCACCTTCTAA
- a CDS encoding FecR family protein codes for MEKYFEELIIDYLTGNLSDSEATRFLEFVHSDEQHRRRFEELSRLYAQSLIPRFEADKKIRYREVEQRIAASRRMLTPWRIPSWMRVAAALVAGIVLGAASLFVLRPDVDPGLCEVTAPAGTRSQIMLPDSSLVWLNAGSKLIYAGDFGRKSRQVRLEGEGYFEVTRNAGCPFTVRTDVLDITVLGTSFNVQAYADARTVEVDLLKGSVEVAAADGRRLSLLPDQQARFDRASGLFESHPAVTTLAADWVNGRLSFINTPFPEILEKLQRHFNIRIEVRSEKAARESFSGSIDLRLSLDEILRYIDVDRKYVWTTTDGTLRLTDRN; via the coding sequence ATGGAAAAATATTTTGAAGAACTGATTATTGACTACCTGACCGGGAACCTGTCGGACTCGGAAGCTACCCGGTTTCTCGAGTTTGTACACAGCGACGAACAGCACCGCAGGCGCTTCGAGGAGCTGAGCCGCCTTTACGCTCAGTCGCTCATTCCCCGTTTCGAGGCTGATAAGAAGATCCGATACCGTGAGGTGGAACAGCGGATTGCTGCATCCCGCCGCATGCTGACACCTTGGCGGATTCCCAGCTGGATGCGCGTTGCCGCCGCTCTTGTAGCCGGTATCGTATTGGGAGCCGCCTCACTCTTCGTACTCCGTCCCGATGTAGATCCGGGCCTTTGCGAAGTGACAGCCCCGGCAGGCACTCGTTCGCAGATCATGTTGCCCGACAGTTCCCTGGTATGGCTCAATGCCGGCTCCAAACTGATCTATGCCGGCGATTTCGGTCGCAAGAGCCGTCAGGTACGGCTCGAAGGCGAAGGTTATTTCGAGGTTACGCGCAATGCCGGATGTCCTTTCACCGTCCGGACTGACGTGCTGGATATCACGGTGCTGGGAACCTCTTTCAATGTACAGGCCTACGCCGATGCCCGGACCGTCGAGGTCGACCTGCTCAAGGGGAGCGTGGAGGTAGCCGCGGCCGACGGACGCCGCCTTTCGCTCCTTCCTGACCAGCAGGCGCGGTTTGACCGGGCCTCAGGGCTGTTCGAATCCCATCCGGCCGTAACCACGCTGGCGGCGGACTGGGTCAATGGACGCCTGTCGTTTATCAACACGCCGTTCCCGGAGATACTGGAGAAACTTCAGCGCCACTTCAACATCCGTATCGAGGTTCGCAGTGAAAAAGCTGCCCGTGAGTCTTTCTCGGGAAGCATCGACCTGCGCCTCTCGCTCGACGAGATACTCCGTTATATCGACGTGGACCGGAAATATGTCTGGACGACGACCGACGGAACGCTCCGGCTCACGGACCGGAATTGA
- a CDS encoding RNA polymerase sigma-70 factor produces the protein MKTVGKDIIDGLNRGSEQAFAALYDVYFSYLCACAATYVPDPVSAEELVNDVFVNIWEHRGRYRAPLRGYLVNSVRNACISHIRSQLFRRRLREGYERELLLFAEQQCLTDAHPLEVLSAQEVEAHIRAVVETLPERCRAVFEQYFYRGESAQEIAENLQINPVTVRVHIKNALDRLRIELGPLLTVYLFTTFFKS, from the coding sequence ATGAAAACGGTAGGGAAGGATATTATCGATGGACTTAATCGGGGCAGCGAACAGGCGTTCGCGGCTCTGTACGATGTCTATTTCTCTTACCTATGCGCCTGTGCGGCGACCTATGTTCCCGATCCGGTGAGTGCCGAAGAGCTTGTCAACGATGTCTTTGTCAATATATGGGAACATCGCGGCCGTTACCGTGCACCCCTGCGCGGATATCTCGTCAATAGCGTCCGGAATGCCTGTATCAGCCATATTCGCTCGCAGTTGTTCCGCCGTCGGCTACGGGAGGGATATGAACGAGAGTTATTGTTGTTTGCTGAACAACAGTGCCTTACTGATGCCCATCCGCTCGAGGTGCTGTCCGCACAGGAAGTAGAGGCACATATCCGGGCTGTCGTCGAGACGCTTCCTGAACGCTGTCGAGCCGTCTTCGAACAATATTTCTACCGGGGAGAGTCTGCCCAAGAGATTGCTGAGAATCTGCAGATCAATCCCGTCACGGTGAGGGTACACATCAAGAATGCCCTCGATCGGCTCCGTATCGAACTGGGACCGTTGCTGACGGTCTATCTTTTCACGACCTTCTTCAAATCCTAA
- a CDS encoding RelA/SpoT domain-containing protein, translating to MSQQIISKSAIDRAGNILAKEKFKTYEEWIAADKIFDDFRQAHLQPLTSTTIAIQNWFRSDNATYIIVQRLKRKPQILKKLRRLNTRLTQLQDIGGLRIVVDQNSDVDRLIEYITSKLKQQTSIVVKRIVDYRQKGRDDSGYRAAHIIMERDGVSLELQIRSRIQHYWAELIERTSVIYGNVIKELEGDKIVIDYFKELSNLFYLIETGQHPDSNQKIDIERRRIEAESIINESDTRNILSGYVNEGLVKTLVDKERRIGESNFNNWVFIFNWNQGIFVDWTIVGLNPDEAIKSYVEYENNYPADKGFEVVLVGTSSVANVRETHSHYFGLAQRTNILETLNESIVGFSNQMDIDVGARQILQTMERRRYWESKSISIDTLKNHYCQDVLTFEQSLNTLIEKELVQKVSNKVVSLNIKKKAEISSYL from the coding sequence ATGTCACAACAAATTATTTCTAAATCGGCTATTGATAGGGCAGGGAATATTCTTGCTAAAGAAAAATTTAAGACATATGAAGAGTGGATAGCTGCAGATAAGATTTTTGACGATTTTAGGCAAGCACATTTGCAGCCATTAACATCTACAACTATTGCTATTCAGAACTGGTTTAGGTCAGATAACGCTACATATATTATAGTTCAAAGATTAAAACGGAAACCTCAAATTTTAAAAAAATTGAGAAGGTTGAATACTCGTTTGACTCAGCTCCAAGATATTGGTGGTTTGAGGATAGTTGTTGATCAAAATAGTGATGTAGACCGACTTATTGAATATATTACAAGCAAATTAAAACAACAAACATCTATTGTTGTAAAAAGAATTGTGGATTATCGACAAAAGGGAAGGGATGATTCTGGATATAGAGCTGCTCACATTATAATGGAAAGAGATGGAGTGTCATTGGAACTCCAGATTCGAAGTCGTATACAACATTATTGGGCTGAATTGATAGAACGAACTTCTGTTATATATGGCAATGTTATAAAAGAGCTTGAAGGAGATAAGATTGTTATCGATTATTTTAAAGAACTTTCAAATTTGTTTTATTTGATAGAAACAGGTCAGCATCCAGATTCAAATCAAAAAATAGATATTGAACGTAGAAGAATAGAAGCTGAATCTATTATTAATGAATCTGATACAAGGAATATTCTGTCTGGATATGTAAATGAGGGCCTTGTTAAAACATTAGTTGACAAAGAAAGGCGAATCGGAGAATCGAATTTTAATAACTGGGTGTTTATTTTTAATTGGAATCAAGGAATATTCGTAGATTGGACAATTGTAGGTCTTAATCCGGATGAAGCCATTAAGAGCTATGTTGAATATGAGAATAATTACCCCGCAGATAAAGGATTTGAGGTTGTTTTAGTTGGAACGTCCTCTGTTGCTAATGTACGAGAAACTCATAGTCATTACTTTGGACTTGCTCAAAGAACAAATATATTGGAGACATTAAATGAGTCTATTGTTGGGTTTTCCAATCAAATGGATATTGATGTGGGCGCGCGCCAAATCTTACAGACTATGGAACGTCGGCGTTATTGGGAAAGTAAAAGTATTTCGATAGATACTCTTAAGAATCATTACTGCCAAGATGTTCTTACTTTTGAGCAATCGTTAAACACATTGATTGAAAAAGAATTAGTTCAAAAAGTGTCTAATAAGGTTGTGTCTTTAAATATAAAGAAAAAGGCGGAAATTAGTTCCTATTTATAG
- a CDS encoding zeta toxin family protein has protein sequence MPKLYIIAGCNGAGKTTASYTVLPEMLGCREFVNADEIAKGLSPFNPESVAIEAGRLMLQRMDDLLSEGEDFAFETTLATRSYVKFVERAQAKGYFVTLLYFWLPTPEQAIERVATRVSEGGHNIPSDVIRRRYANGIKNLTTLYTPICDFWTIYDNSSPDEEIKIVASGEKNITIHVEDALSYKLITNYERD, from the coding sequence ATGCCGAAACTCTATATCATAGCGGGTTGCAACGGTGCAGGGAAAACGACTGCATCCTATACCGTGTTGCCTGAAATGTTGGGATGCCGGGAGTTCGTCAATGCCGACGAGATCGCAAAGGGACTATCGCCGTTCAATCCCGAAAGCGTGGCGATCGAAGCAGGACGGCTGATGCTGCAACGAATGGACGATCTTTTGTCCGAAGGCGAAGATTTTGCGTTTGAAACGACGTTGGCGACCCGCTCCTATGTGAAATTCGTGGAGCGGGCGCAGGCGAAAGGCTATTTTGTGACGTTGCTCTACTTTTGGTTGCCGACACCCGAACAGGCCATCGAGCGTGTTGCGACACGAGTAAGCGAGGGCGGGCACAATATTCCGTCGGATGTGATTCGGCGGCGTTATGCGAACGGCATCAAGAATTTAACGACCCTCTATACCCCGATTTGCGATTTTTGGACAATCTACGACAACAGCTCGCCAGACGAAGAGATTAAAATAGTTGCATCGGGTGAGAAGAACATAACAATTCATGTTGAAGACGCGTTATCCTATAAACTGATTACGAATTATGAGCGAGATTGA
- a CDS encoding site-specific integrase: MAHSIRFPRRHDKADRNGRYAVRLCITKNKRRKYIALDLYADPAYWDEAGEQFIILRNLKGAEQKADNKRREADNALLAKYKVRAREIVERFEIEGIDWTLNQFEDAFLNTSKQGKFNAYFSDRIAELHSTGHIGNSQTYKQTQDMLRSYDRKLDQRLFSDIDLRYVRGFDMFLQKRGCCGNTRRFYFKALRAILNRANAEGVGSAATYPFGRGGFEVSKLEETTAKRYLPAAELSKLKSTTASNPPCEYARKLFLFSYYCYGISFIDMAMLTAAHIKQMEDGDYIVYKRQKIKRQKGVKPISIKITPAIRQLIGSLQAASPTVDDFLLPIVTRSGYTGERLYMHIRARYSKYQKYLRLLAEELGIDFHLTSYVSRHTAAMTLQRNNIPREVISQMLGHADLETTNIYLDSFDNGVINEAAKVL, translated from the coding sequence ATGGCACATTCAATTCGATTCCCCCGTCGCCACGACAAAGCCGACCGCAACGGCCGTTATGCCGTCAGGCTGTGTATCACCAAAAACAAGCGGCGCAAATATATCGCGCTCGATCTCTACGCCGACCCAGCATATTGGGACGAAGCCGGCGAGCAATTCATCATCCTGCGCAACCTGAAAGGAGCCGAGCAGAAAGCCGATAACAAACGGCGCGAGGCCGACAATGCGCTGCTGGCAAAATACAAGGTCCGCGCCCGCGAGATCGTCGAGCGTTTCGAGATCGAAGGTATCGACTGGACGCTGAACCAGTTCGAGGACGCCTTTCTGAACACCTCCAAGCAAGGGAAATTCAACGCCTATTTCTCCGACCGCATCGCGGAACTGCACTCAACGGGGCATATCGGGAACTCCCAGACCTATAAGCAGACGCAGGACATGTTGAGAAGCTACGACCGGAAGCTGGATCAGCGACTCTTCTCCGACATCGACCTGCGTTATGTCCGGGGATTCGATATGTTCCTTCAAAAGCGGGGCTGTTGCGGCAATACGCGCAGATTCTATTTCAAAGCGTTACGGGCCATTCTGAACCGGGCCAATGCGGAGGGCGTCGGCTCGGCGGCGACCTATCCGTTCGGACGGGGCGGGTTCGAGGTCTCCAAACTCGAAGAGACGACCGCCAAACGCTACCTGCCTGCCGCCGAGTTGTCGAAACTCAAAAGCACCACGGCCAGCAATCCACCATGTGAATACGCCCGCAAGCTGTTTCTTTTCTCCTACTATTGTTACGGCATTTCGTTCATCGACATGGCGATGCTCACGGCCGCCCATATCAAACAGATGGAGGACGGCGACTATATCGTTTACAAGAGGCAGAAGATCAAACGGCAGAAAGGGGTCAAACCGATTTCTATCAAAATCACGCCTGCGATCCGGCAACTGATTGGGAGCCTGCAAGCGGCCTCGCCGACCGTGGACGATTTCCTGCTGCCGATCGTCACCCGCTCCGGCTATACGGGCGAGCGGCTCTACATGCACATTCGGGCCCGTTACAGCAAGTATCAAAAGTACCTGCGCCTGCTCGCCGAGGAACTCGGAATCGATTTCCACCTGACGAGCTACGTTTCGCGCCATACGGCGGCCATGACCTTGCAACGCAACAACATTCCGCGCGAAGTGATTTCACAGATGCTCGGCCATGCCGATCTGGAGACCACGAACATATACCTCGATAGCTTCGACAACGGCGTGATCAACGAGGCGGCGAAAGTTCTCTAA